DNA sequence from the Chitinivibrionales bacterium genome:
TGCCGCACATCGCCGTTGCGCCGGGAAGCATGAGGATCAATGCAACCGACCCGTCGACGAAAACGCTTACCATTTGCAACACCGGCATCGGGGACACGCTGCGGTATTCGCTCAACACACTGGCGACGGGCGCCATCAACATCGTCGCATGGACCTACGGCGCGGAAATGTCGTACCGGTATCCTTACATGGTGAATGCGATCACGTCGAGGTTGCCGAATGCGACCGTCACGGCAACTACCACGACGGATCCGGCCACGCTCGCAGCGCTGCTGCAGAACGCGCAGGTGTTTCTGATACCCTGCCAATTCTATTCAACCCCATCTTACACTTACGGACAGGCGTTTGCCCCGGTGCTGAACAATTTCCTTAACGCCGGTGGCGTCGTGATCGCTCTTGCGCCATCGACCATGACCAGCTTCCTCTCCTACGCAGGCCTCGACACCATATCGGCCTACTCATACGCCACAGTGGGCACGGACCTGGCGACGAACCCGTCACACCCGGTATTCGACAGCGTCTCGACCGGCTCGCTGGCCAACCTGCCGTACACCTATTACTGGACCACGTTCGATGGTGCAACGGTTCTTGCCACCTACAGCTCCTACACCGTGCTCAGCGAGCGGAAAAAGGGCAACGGCGTCATCTACCTTATGGGCTATGATTTCTATTCGGGAAACGCGGTCACGTGGGGAAAGATCCTCGCCAACTGCATCACGAAAAACATTTCACCCACGGGAGGGTTCGTGACCGCCGATACCACAGCGGGTTGGGTAAAGGCGGGCTCCTGCAAGAACGTGCTGCTTACGTTCCACCGCGAGAAAATGCAGCCCGGCACGCAGGTCGTGCAGCTGAGGATAAACCATAACGCGCTGCTCGATGTGAACCCGGTGGTCGTGGCATGCACCTTGTCGGTGGATTCCACCACCGTTGCCTACAGCGCTCCGAGCATGTCGGTGACGCTGTTTACGGGGGACACTGCCACGAGGAACGCCACTATTCAAAATACGGGTTCGAGCCTGCTGAATTTCAACATCACGAAAATAAGCAAGGGAACCGCGCAGGCGCCCATTCTCATTAACGAAATCGGCATCTACTACCGTTTTATCGAATTGCTTAATACCGGAGGCGCCGACGTGAATATCGGGGGCTGGCGGTTGGCCTGGACCGACAATTACGGCGGGCCTGGCACCTACACGTTCCCTGCGGGCACCCTCATCCGCGGTCACCGCTTTGTGATGGTCTATGCGAGTACCGGCTTGTCAAGTGATTCGCTCTTCTACATCGGGAGCGTGATAAACTGGACGTATACTTCGGAGATGTCGGTGTCGCTTGTCAACTCCTCGGGACAGGGGGTCGATTTCTTTAAAACAAGCATGGACCCGACCCTTCCTCCTTCGGGGACCACATGGGCGGGTTCGGGATTCGTGCGGCCCGGCAGCGTATATTATTATTACCGGACCTCCACGGTCGACAATAATTCCGCCGCAGACTGGGCCTATTCCATCGGCGGCTATTACTGGTTTGTCCTCAATCCTGGACAAACCCTTGGCCCCGACGTCCAAACAGGGTATATTTCTGCATCAGCCGATTCTCTCACCCTCGGCGCCGGCAGCAGCTCGCTGATTCGGTTCAAGTACGACGCGAGTTCGCTCATGACAAGCGGCATCTTCATCGACACGTTCAAGATAACTCACAACGCGAAAACAATCGCGTCGCCCATCACCGTGGTCTGCACGCTTGTGGTGAAGTCCAATATTCCAGTTCTCATTCCGTACCAGCCGGACCCCACCATCAACCGCAAACCGCTGCTGCAATGGCACCCGGTTGCGTCGGCGTCGGCCTACATCGTCGAAGTCTCGCAGACCTCGTCCTTTGCCAGCCTCCAGCTGATCCAGCAGACGCAGGACACCTTTTTCCAGCCGCTCATGAACCTGCCGCTGGGCGACGTCTACTGGCGGGTGCGCTGCGACTTGAACGCGAAACCGTCACTGCCGGATTATTTCTTTATACAGAACGACTCTATACCGGTGCTCATCCCAATCATCCCGGACACGGTCACGTCGCAGGCGGGCATGATGTTCACCTGGCACAAGGCCACCGGCGCCACGAGTTACAAGATTCAGATTTACAAGACGGACACCATTATTCCCCAGCCTATTGTCATAACCTTCGCGGCCGACACATTCTACCAGCAGCTGGTGCCGCTGGCGAGCGGCCGGTATGTATGGACGGTATCGGCCAACTTCGATTACAACCGGCTTTCGTATCCGGACACCTTCTGGGTGAAGCCGGTGAGCAAAACGGTGGAAATCACCAGGAGCAAGCTGCCAACGGTTCTCAGCATCAGGGCGTTTGCCTCCTCGGGCCGCGTCATGCTTTCCATCGCGGTGCCGCAGCGCGCGTCGCTGGCGGTGCGGCCCGTTTCGGTTGACCTGTTCGACGTGCGCGGAAGGCTCATCGGCAGGGTGTTCGACGGCATGCTGGCCGCCGGGTATTACCAGTTCGCGGTGCAGGCACAACGCCTCGCCAGCGGCATGTACGTGTGCAGGATGCAGTCGCTCAACGAGCAGCTGCTGACTTCCGTGTACGTAAAGAAGTAGGGAAGACGCTCTGACCGGCGCAGGTGAAGAGACCGCCCGCGATTCGCGGGCGGTTTTTTTATTGGCGATCCGATTATTTATTTTATGAGTTCGTTTTTCATCATGCACCATGAAAGGGGCGCCTTTGGAAACCATTCCCCTCGGCAGACGGCCGCTCGATATCGCCATCATAGGGTTTTTCATTTTCAACGCGGTTTTCATCACCTACTTTTTCGACCTGGAGCAGGTGGTGATACCCAATACGGCGCACTTCACCTATCCGCTTTGGCCTCCGCGTTTTCTGGTGGACCTGGCCCACTGGTGGGGCAAGCACTATGACCCCCTCCTTTACGCGCGTCCGGTGTGGTGGCGCGCCACGATCTGGATCGATGTCCTTTTGTTCGGCCCCTTCTATTTTGTCGCGATCTGGGCATTTGCAAAAGGGAAGAACTGGATCCGCCTTCCCGGCATCATTTATTCGGCGGTGATGCTCACCAACGTGACCATCATCCTGAGCGAGGAGATAGGGGGACCATACGCAACCCCCAATCTTCCGTCCGTGGTCGGCGCCAACGCGTCATGGATCATTTTTCCCCTGCTCATCATCTGGCGACTGTGGGGGACCGATTGCCCATTTTCAAAAAAGAAATCTGCGGTTCCATGAACAATGACGCATTCAGGGAAAAATACGGGCCGTGGGCCGTTGTGGCGGGCGCCTCCGAAGGGCTCGGCGCCGCCTTCGCGGAAGAATGCGCAAGGCGAGGGCTGAAGGTCGTGTTGGCGGCGCGCTCAAGAGACAAATTGGCTTCTGTGCAGACTTCCCTGAGTGAAAAATATAAAACCGAATGCCGCGTGCTGGCGCTTGACCTTTCAGAACCGGATGCTGCGGCCAGTTTAGATCGGCAGACGGCGTTATTGGACACGGGGCTGTTCATTTACAACGCGGCATTGTCGCTGCTCGGTCCGTATTTTATTTTTCCTGAGGATCAGCACCGCGCCACAATGGCCACCAACTGCGCAACGCCGGCGCTGTGCGCCTACCGGTTCGGCAAGCGTTTGAGGGAGCGCGGCAAGGGCGGGATCGTTCTCATGTCATCCATGGCCGGGTTTCAGGGCGGGCCCTTCCTTGCGCATTATGCGGCGACAAAGGCATACTGCACGGTGCTCGCCGAAGGCTTGAGCAGGGAATGCGCTGCCGATAATGTTGACGTGCTTGCCTGCTGCGCGGGCGCGGTTGCAACGCCGGGCTACCTCAGGGCGAACGGGGGAAAAACTTCCTTCATGGTGATGAAGCCCGCGGCCGTTGCGCGCAAGGCTCTTGACAATATCCACCGGCGCGGTGTTTACATCCCGGGAATTTTCAACAAGTGCGGGGCTTTCGTTTTGCAAAAACTGCTCCCGCGCAGCCTGGCGGTGAGCGTCATGGAGCATTCCGTGCGGGGCATGGTGAAAACGCCGGGCAGATTATGATTCTGCAAACCCTCCGTTTTGCAAAGCTGACAAAAGGCAAGTCCCTGTTTCTTTGCTGTATCGCCTATGCATGCGCGGGCATAGGCGCCTGTGCGGTCGGCCTGCAATTTTCACCGGCGCATCCCGTCATTATGGCCGCCGCGGCGGATGCCGCCGCTACATTCGTAGTATTCCTTTTCAGCGTCA
Encoded proteins:
- a CDS encoding lamin tail domain-containing protein; translation: MRARCLLIAVLLSCCLVHAGTTILLSENFEGLAAGWSLTGDWQIGTPTYVGPVSAYQGSRCAATNISGYYSANSNSILTSPVIQLPATATQITFSFFEWYYLESCCDYMYVELSNNGGLSWSTLRGGLNGYNQVWTQHTYDLTAYKNSSVQVRFRFTSDGSDEYPGWYIDSVTVAATVVDTANLPHIAVAPGSMRINATDPSTKTLTICNTGIGDTLRYSLNTLATGAINIVAWTYGAEMSYRYPYMVNAITSRLPNATVTATTTTDPATLAALLQNAQVFLIPCQFYSTPSYTYGQAFAPVLNNFLNAGGVVIALAPSTMTSFLSYAGLDTISAYSYATVGTDLATNPSHPVFDSVSTGSLANLPYTYYWTTFDGATVLATYSSYTVLSERKKGNGVIYLMGYDFYSGNAVTWGKILANCITKNISPTGGFVTADTTAGWVKAGSCKNVLLTFHREKMQPGTQVVQLRINHNALLDVNPVVVACTLSVDSTTVAYSAPSMSVTLFTGDTATRNATIQNTGSSLLNFNITKISKGTAQAPILINEIGIYYRFIELLNTGGADVNIGGWRLAWTDNYGGPGTYTFPAGTLIRGHRFVMVYASTGLSSDSLFYIGSVINWTYTSEMSVSLVNSSGQGVDFFKTSMDPTLPPSGTTWAGSGFVRPGSVYYYYRTSTVDNNSAADWAYSIGGYYWFVLNPGQTLGPDVQTGYISASADSLTLGAGSSSLIRFKYDASSLMTSGIFIDTFKITHNAKTIASPITVVCTLVVKSNIPVLIPYQPDPTINRKPLLQWHPVASASAYIVEVSQTSSFASLQLIQQTQDTFFQPLMNLPLGDVYWRVRCDLNAKPSLPDYFFIQNDSIPVLIPIIPDTVTSQAGMMFTWHKATGATSYKIQIYKTDTIIPQPIVITFAADTFYQQLVPLASGRYVWTVSANFDYNRLSYPDTFWVKPVSKTVEITRSKLPTVLSIRAFASSGRVMLSIAVPQRASLAVRPVSVDLFDVRGRLIGRVFDGMLAAGYYQFAVQAQRLASGMYVCRMQSLNEQLLTSVYVKK
- a CDS encoding emopamil-binding family protein — translated: METIPLGRRPLDIAIIGFFIFNAVFITYFFDLEQVVIPNTAHFTYPLWPPRFLVDLAHWWGKHYDPLLYARPVWWRATIWIDVLLFGPFYFVAIWAFAKGKNWIRLPGIIYSAVMLTNVTIILSEEIGGPYATPNLPSVVGANASWIIFPLLIIWRLWGTDCPFSKKKSAVP
- a CDS encoding SDR family NAD(P)-dependent oxidoreductase, with the translated sequence MNNDAFREKYGPWAVVAGASEGLGAAFAEECARRGLKVVLAARSRDKLASVQTSLSEKYKTECRVLALDLSEPDAAASLDRQTALLDTGLFIYNAALSLLGPYFIFPEDQHRATMATNCATPALCAYRFGKRLRERGKGGIVLMSSMAGFQGGPFLAHYAATKAYCTVLAEGLSRECAADNVDVLACCAGAVATPGYLRANGGKTSFMVMKPAAVARKALDNIHRRGVYIPGIFNKCGAFVLQKLLPRSLAVSVMEHSVRGMVKTPGRL